The Porites lutea chromosome 9, jaPorLute2.1, whole genome shotgun sequence sequence TTTTTCAACCCCAATGTAAGCACTTAGCTCTAGCAAATAAATCTTTCCTGCTGGTCACAAATGGTATCAACAAAATTGTGGGTCACATGGTCTGGAAATCGTGGTTCCACTTATTTTTAACGACGTTAACAGCTCGTTCTCCTGGTATTCTTTGAGTCACTGATTTTAGACCTTTATACAGTGAAATGTTAAATTGATAAGCAAGATTTTGGCCCATCATATTTTACCCTTTACCCCACTTTTGCTCTTGTGTATAAAGCTACACCCTTCATAACTCTCCTTTATTGTACTTGGACACTTCATTTAAAGAAACTGAGGAGAATTAGGTGAAAAATCAAGACAACCCACCATTGCCATTTCTAGGtttaattattatcatgattTCTGTTTGACAAACCAGTGATAACTGTAGTAACAGGAGAAATTTGATTCTGATCATTCGTAACGCTTTTAAGTGTTAATACCCATCCTATTAAATTATAATGTATTGCAGTGGGAGCTGCTGAAGGACGCTAATATTTGGAAGGATGCTGCTACACAGATGTTCTTTACTCTCAGCCTGGGTTTTGGTGCCCTAATTGCATTTGCCAGCTACATGCCTATTCACAATCAAGTAATGCGAGATGCTTACACTGTGGTATTTGTCAACTGTGGCACATCACTATTTGCTGGCATTGTGGTGTTTTCTATTCTGGGATACCGAGAACATATAACAGGAATCCCAGTCACTGAGGTAAGAATTCTTCCATGAAAATTACTTAGCAGGCATCCCGGCCTTTTAAGTGGGCATTTATTGCACTCATCAACACTAAGCAACCTTATGCAGATTATTTATGAGTCATATTTTTCACCAACAGGTTGGATCAGGTCCAGGCCTTGCATTCATGACATTTTCTGATGCCATTCTGCTAATGGATGTGTCTCCACTCTGGGCCATTCTTTTCTTCCTGATGTTGATTCTCCTTGGAATTGACAGTGAGTTTGGAACCCTGGAAGCAGCCATTGGGCCATTGATGGAGTTAAAGATCTTCCCTAACATGAGGAAGGAATTGTTGACGCTCCTTGTTGCTGTTATCCTGTTCCTCGTTGGCTTGTGCATGGTTTCTGGCCCTGGTTTTTACATCTTTCAAATGTTTGATGACTATTCTGTTACCATTCCATTGCTAGTTATTGCCTTGTTCCAGTGCATTGGAGTAGCATGGGTTTACGGAAATGACAGGTATGAGACTAAGTTAGTGTACAACAAAGTGAAATACACATAAGCAAAAGTTCCAAATGGTCACGAACAAGAATTCTGATGACAATAGTCACAAAATGTGGCACAGCTTTTCATTTGGATAAAAGTAAGGTACATTTAAGGACCAAACACTCTTTCATTGAACTCTTTGTGTGATCTAAATCAACAGATTTGCTGACGACATTGAATTCATGACAGGAAAACGACCATGGATCGGCTGGATGATCTGTTGGAAGTACATCTCTCCAACTgctttgtttgttgttcttgttgctCTTGTTGCTCAACAGAGCCAAAAACCTCCCCAGTATTCCAAATTTGTTGGATGTAAACAGGTAAATGGTCATTTTCTAGTATATTCACTAAATTACGCCAAAATATTCAGCTCTATTTCTTGaggaaaactattgaaaccaattggataaaaaatattttaaacaatgcTTGTCTTATAATCTTTAAATGTCCTGTACAGGTCAAGAGTTTGCACGCTGTAATATTAAGTTTGAAATCTTTAACCACTTTGCCTTAATTATGGTGCTCTGCCTTTCTGAAAAACCTTTCTCATAATACTTGTTACTACATAATTGTTATTCCATGCATTTTGAAGTTAATGGTACATTAGAAAAACTGGTAATTTTGTggtgaatacaaagaaaaaatgcacaCATGTACCTCAAATTAGAGGAATCACACTATTAAATTCTTTCCTTTAAATATGTGGCAGGAAGTTAAgcattctttctctttctcaggATCCATACAGTGGTAATGGCTCCGATAGCTGGACAATGAAAACTGACTATCCTGGATGGGCGGTATTCATAGTTGTTCTCATTGTCCTTGCTTCCACTCTTCCTATCCTAATATGGCTGATCAAGGACTGGCCAAAGAACTGGCGCACAAGTTTTCATAAAACATTCTGCACTGGCGTCAATAATTATCTCCCTGATCCAAAGAAGGAAGACACTCCACAGAAGGCAGCAGCCACCAACTATGGGGTTGATGGAGGCCACATCTAAACTGTTTATAACACCTACAGCTGCTACACTCATTTGTTGCAAAAGTACATGCAGGAATAATAATTATGAGGTTACCATAAAATTTCATCAGGACTTATATACTTCTCAATGGCCTGAGTGGAGTATTATGGGAGGATTTTTTGAGTTTAAAGGAGTTATGTTTCTACCTATGGTCTTCATTCAAGGCACCAAAACTAGTTTTAGTGATTTTTGCAAACCTACTGCACCCAAAACTACTTGGCTAATGAATGTAAGCATTAGGGTTTtagctgttgtttgaaactagCACATTATTGTAACATCTTTTCTTAAACACTATGAACTATTGTCACTTAATTAAAACAACATAACTTTGCACAATCAAGGTTCCCACATGAAACCTGGGCCTTTGAaatttctctttattttgaCAAGAGctagacaacagaaaatgcTGAGCAAAAGTTTTTCTGGCTTGCAAATTCATGACAATTGCAATTCATTAAGGATTTAGGAGCACGAGTTATACGTAATAATCTAGGAAGATCAGCCTTCAAGTCTTTCACCCTCATTTCCTATACGTTGTTACTAGTACACAAAACgtaggaaaaggaaaaacgaGCGTGATTAAGTGCACACAATTTATTTTCTGTACCACAAACAACAAGTCATCAATTTTACAAAGTTTCAGATTCTTGAACACCATGAAATGttggattttaaatttttgtttgtgtgaaAGTCACATGTTGACACACTAACAGTTTCCTGGTTCATGATGTCTGTTAAAATATTGCTTGTCTTTGGCTTAACTACCAGGACCTGGAAAAAAGCTGTGCATGATTTTTTGTGGTATTTATGGTTTAATCAAATTGATTAATTTTGCACAAAATACAACAGCTCTCCCATGGGATTCAGATATGACATGGCATAACAGAACCATTACCTGTAGGGTTATTATTAATGTTGATTTGTCTACACTCATTTGAAGACTGTTACCACAGACAGCTAAACTTATGGTGTATAAGAAAGTGGTAGAATAACTTAAGTTGGGTCATACTTATGGTGCTTAAGCGGGTCATGCTTATAGTGGCTAGAGGAAATCAACGGCACTCTGGCCCTTAGAGATAGCCCTGAGCCTTAACTGTTTAATAAGCCTGTACTGTTAGTCAAACAAATTCAGAATTAGCACAAGGCATTTTGCCTTATCAGAAACCACTATGTATATAAAGCTAATATATAACCTAATTGCAGGAGCTTTATATTTCTTGTAGTGTTTGTTGAACTAATTAAGCCTTGGGCAGTAGGTTTTAGGTGATATACTCCCGAACGTAGCTGGTTTTGCTGCCTTTTGGGAGATTGTAAGATAAAGAGAAATGTATTAAAATGCATTACAAACCATGGTCAATGAATAAAACTGTGCTTTAAGCTGTTTCTATCTTTTTCAATGGCTGATAAGTACGCTACATGTAACAAATTGTATCTGGTGTATGAAAAAAATGCTCTTCAAAAccactttttcctttttaatgtgGTTACCAAACAGCAACACTGGGGTAGGTTTTGGGCCAATAACTGCCACCTACTGTAATCTGCTGGACCTTTTCTTTGAgagattttgccttcaaaatgATGCCTcattattttaagaaataaatcaaCGATCAAGCATAACACCTCACTCTGGGCACTAGCTTGTACCAAAGCTCATCTTTTGAATATGTCAACATTTCAAATATTACACCGAGGGTAGTAAAATAATGCCCTTTTGGGCTTAACAAATCTCAGTGTAATGCTGATTTTCAGAGCATCTGACTTCATGGGGGCCATGCTCGTGGTTAAGAACAAAAGCAAAGTAAAaactttattcttttttcatgcaaattctgCAAAAAAGTGTTCTAAATTGTCTTGCCCATCAACGTTGTCACTTGGTTGAAAACCAGCAATGGATACATTCTTGGCCGGGGAACATCCTCCCGCCCAACATCCCTGTATATTTGATTGGGGTATAAACAACTACCCAACATCATTCATGCTCTTTGTTCACAAATAGACAAATTTACAACCAAGATCCAAGCTTGTTTCCTCGCCCTTCTACTTTGCATTTGAtcctaatgcacctatcaatgtaaaccccgtggggggggagtgcgggcaaggggtggggatttgacaaattttaaaatttttcgatcaaattccccagggtgggaaacgaaaggtcaatcaaaagtgtcaaaaagcccccaccccaggggaaaaaatctaaacaaacaatcctataatactatataaaacgaataaaagaacttttcaaacacattgttactacttttatttacggttaacggaagctccattaaattactcgctgtaattaagtattttctctctccactagcatatcttatcttgaacaacaaaatcactccaggaagattgaccgtgctatataatattaataaaacgtaaaatgctttataacatctgctcaacatgtcggaacaggtcggatcagtgacccataaaaaatcctctgactttcatggtggaattcgatttcaatcgagttttacaatcaggtgggaacttgaagataaaaacttcctcaaaatagacattatctgtttagatgacagtttaaagtatcggattatggcgattaaaacaaatgaaaacttcatacctttctccaacaacgtgactttcaggaagcctcaagggacggacttggtaactgcttctgaattgataccaggcttctgtcggtcaaagtcaaatgtcccgaccccggggttgcttcacacgatcaaaagcccgacagcggggatagtcccaggtatcaaatcccctccccttgcccgcactcccccccccccccccccacgggatttacatcgATAGGTGCATAATAAGACCTAATAAGCTTAAAAACTCTTAGCGCACAAGTGAGCAACTTAAGTTCTTATGTGCCTAAATCGCTTATTTAAAAATCCCTCTGGTAGCTAGAATTTGTATGCGGAATTGTTTCCGTCTTACCTTGTTAGTTCAATGCAGAATCGTCTTCTCCCTTCTTTCTAGCGTGGCTGACATAAGGCTGACATACACATTGCAGAAAATCCTCGGAAGATCGGCTTCCGAAGATTTCTCGGGACCAGGCCTCTACCGATactcaaaaaattcaaattcaaaatggccgtCTATAGTCAAGTAAAGTACGCTTTTTATAACAACCAAGACATGAATTCGCTACTTGAACCAATAGCAAGCGACGATATGCAACAGTTTTGTGTTGAAATGATGAAACGCCTCGATATTCAACGAAAGAACGAGTCTTTCTGTGACGTGATTCTAGATGTCGGCTCTGGTGACGGCAAGGCCCGTTTGAAAGCTCACGGAAACGTGCTTTGTGCAGCAAGTCCGTTCTTTTACAGCGCCCTCACCAACgacatgaaagaaaagaaagatggTGTAATCCGTTTGGAAGAAACCAACAAAACTACGATGGAAAAGGTGCTAGAGTTTGTCTACACAGGGCGTGTTGAAGTCACGCAATACGAGGCCTTTGATTTGCTGGAAACGGCAGAATTCTTCATTATCCCGAGTCTGAAATATGCTGCGGGCAAGTTTATCTCGCAAAATCTGCTGACTCCCTCAAACTGTATAACAGTTTATTATTCTGCTCAGAGGTATCAATGCCCCGAATTGCAGCAAAAAGCAAGAAATTGtatctttgaaaattttgtgagTGTGACAGGTTGTGAAGAATTTCAGAATTTAAGCATAGAACAAGTTGAAGAATGGATTTCAAGCGATGAAATCAGTGTGAACGAAGAGGAAGACGTTTTTAAAGTGATTACTGGGTGGATGAAAGAAAACAAGCGAAAAGAGCAAGAACGATTTTTCGAGTTGTTTCGCCATGTTCGTGTTATTTACATGTCACCCACGTATGTTGTTAATGAGGTTTTGTCGTGTCCCTTGGTGAAAGGATCTGAGACGTGTACCGCGTTTGTACAAGATGCAATGAAAGACGTCTCCACTGGTACAGAAGAATGCTATTTTGCTCAGCCACCAAGAATTTGTCTAAAGAAATTTGAAGATTGCCTTGTTGGTTGTGGAAAGGAGAAACTCTACGGTTATGTCCCTACCGAGAACAGATGGTATGAGATGGCAAACTACCTGAGTCCAAAATTGTTTCCTTTTCATATGGCTGCCTGTGATGGCAAACTTTATGTCACTGGGGGAACTTTTAATCCTCATCAATCTACAATAGAGGAATATAATCCATCCAGAAACTCGTGGACACGTTTGAATTCTTACACTAGTGCAATTGCTTGCATTTTGCCTGCAGTCATTAACTTTCAAGGATCTCTGTTTGTTattggcgggaaaaaggaacAGCAAAGGAACAAGGAGAAAGGAAGTAATCATGTCTATAAATACAGTCCTGGCACAGATCATTGGCAAGTGTTAGCTTCCTTAAGAGTTGGCAGATCTGCTATATGTGCAGTGGCTGATAGAAACTCTTTATATGCAATAGGAGGTGAGTCTAATAATGAACGCTTAGATGTAGTGGAGAGCTATGACCCTCACCGAAATTCCTGGCATAAGCATGCCAGGACGCTGGAAAAGAAAGCCCATTCCTTTGGTGCAATTTTCAGAGGCAAAGTCTACGTCTTTGGTGGATTTAAAAGTCGGCAATTCGATTCATGTTCAAGTCTTATTGAAATGTACGATCCTGACTCAAACACGTGGACCGGTATCGAGAGCACAGGAATCCCAACATGGCCATTTGGTGTTGTCAGCTTTAAAGGAGACTTGTTTGTGCTTGGCTGGTGGCGCAGACATTTGACCCAGAACTGCTCATTGAAGGTTTATGATGTCGATTCAAATGAGTGGAAACATGAAGCAGTGGATCCCAGTAAACCAAATGGTTTCAATCTGACCAACTTGGCTCCAATCAGAATTCCAAGGGACATATTAAATGAATGCAGAGCTGTACCAAAGGAGCATTTATAATTCATCTTTTGActataaaagaaattgttttaaatcgGGAGACCGGCCGTTTCAATATTGCCCTGTCTAAACCCTTTTAGGTTGACCTGATAGGCTACTCACGTTAACCCAAGAAAACATTATATGTTTTCATCATTTGAAAAAGTGGAGAAAGAAATcacttatttttttgtattcttctaCTGCAAGCACCTCTGTTGGAAGCATTTATATATATCATGATTATAGACCATTATAAAAATTTAGCAAAGTTTaataaaaaacacattttttttgtgGTACACAGTAGACTCAAAAGAATTGAAAATACatgttattgttgttgaaaggAAAGTGTTTCCTTTCACATGAGTTTTAGCTTGTTCCACTTGACTTTTAAGAGAAAGTCATATCCTGCTCGCATATTTTGTTGTATAATTTCGTTTTAAATATTCCTTTGTTAATGAATGTTACCAAGACGTAAAGGGACAAATGATTTTTTAGTATTTACACGAATTGGTGGCTATAATTAAAATTTGACTGATTTGTTGCAATATCAAACCTGCCGATACGTATTATTTTATTCGGCGGTCGTTACTTTAGACGTCAAAACTACCAATTCGGCGGCCGGGAAAGGAAACCTTTCTTAAAAGTGAACTACATCACTTCATTTCTCATTTCCTTTAGTAATGACAAGATTCTTCTGGTTATTTTACTCTGGACGACAGGACCGCTTATAAATTCTTACTGaggttaaaaattttccatTTACTCTCGGTAAAAAGTAATAACAACGCGGTcaacaacttttatttccaTCAGCAAATAATATTACAGGAAGTGAAGACCCGAAAATAGCTGAAATACTAATTGAGGCGGGTTGGACACAACGGAAATTTTTTTATAGATATTTTTCGTTATAAATATCTGTAAACGTTTTTCTTTacagaaataaaagaagttggGTGATGGCATTTCTAAAAAAGAACAAGTTTTATACCTTGACAAGTTCTAACAATCCACTGATTATTGACAATGGCAAAAATCGTTTGAAATCATGACATTTTAGAGATGTTGAGGACATCTAGCCATTTGTTTCAAGTAATTTTATCAAGTGTTACGAGTTTCCGTGCAACAAACTCCAAGCAATTTTTTTACGATGATATATTGATGCTGTATTGTTGTTTATCTCGaattaaataaaaacatttcactttttaaaaatatttaataatattgaGCGGGAAACTGAGCTGATGTTTGCGTTGTTAATTTCGGGGAAATTCCTTATAGAGACCTTTAATAAGATGTCTAGTTTTGGAGGCAAGGCCGACAGTCTACAATTTTAGCCGTACCTGGGTGATTTCGAAGGTTATGAGTAGCCTTAGGAACATCCATTGGTGGAATTTCGCGAAATTTAGCAGTTGCAAAACTCTTTTCAAGTGATGGTATTCAGTAAGATCTTAGGAAAACATTTCAGCAATTtacgagacaaaaaaaatagcatttaaaaatACACTCAATTATATTGACAGTCACTTATCTAGAAACGTAATATTGTTGTTTATTCCGATTTATTTTAAAGTActttataaatatattttaattgtttGAATAGTTACTTTCCAAGCAATCCCCAA is a genomic window containing:
- the LOC140948792 gene encoding sodium- and chloride-dependent GABA transporter 2-like isoform X2; its protein translation is MANQLGVDLPNVRDDKSTDLLMHKAKDDLAYEPKEWNGKSNTDIAQTETGEGGKEKRETWGHKAEFILATIGLAVGLGNVWRFPYLCQKNGGGAFLIPYVIFMVIEGLPLFFLELSIGQRMRKSAIRCWQDVHPALFGIGVACLMVSLMLCLYYVIVIAWCCYYFFISFTNSLPWVHDKLCPGYNTFKALERELEACKLNTTCLATNYTTLKTNYETFPDCCVRDPPQYYFYHHALQISTDIESSGVGLNGKLVGCLVFAWIITYLCVVKGIKSSGKVVYFTATFPYVILIILFFRGVTLEGAGKGVKAFFNPNWELLKDANIWKDAATQMFFTLSLGFGALIAFASYMPIHNQVMRDAYTVVFVNCGTSLFAGIVVFSILGYREHITGIPVTEVGSGPGLAFMTFSDAILLMDVSPLWAILFFLMLILLGIDSEFGTLEAAIGPLMELKIFPNMRKELLTLLVAVILFLVGLCMVSGPGFYIFQMFDDYSVTIPLLVIALFQCIGVAWVYGNDRFADDIEFMTGKRPWIGWMICWKYISPTALFVVLVALVAQQSQKPPQYSKFVGCKQDPYSGNGSDSWTMKTDYPGWAVFIVVLIVLASTLPILIWLIKDWPKNWRTSFHKTFCTGVNNYLPDPKKEDTPQKAAATNYGVDGGHI
- the LOC140947865 gene encoding kelch-like protein 25 — protein: MNSLLEPIASDDMQQFCVEMMKRLDIQRKNESFCDVILDVGSGDGKARLKAHGNVLCAASPFFYSALTNDMKEKKDGVIRLEETNKTTMEKVLEFVYTGRVEVTQYEAFDLLETAEFFIIPSLKYAAGKFISQNLLTPSNCITVYYSAQRYQCPELQQKARNCIFENFVSVTGCEEFQNLSIEQVEEWISSDEISVNEEEDVFKVITGWMKENKRKEQERFFELFRHVRVIYMSPTYVVNEVLSCPLVKGSETCTAFVQDAMKDVSTGTEECYFAQPPRICLKKFEDCLVGCGKEKLYGYVPTENRWYEMANYLSPKLFPFHMAACDGKLYVTGGTFNPHQSTIEEYNPSRNSWTRLNSYTSAIACILPAVINFQGSLFVIGGKKEQQRNKEKGSNHVYKYSPGTDHWQVLASLRVGRSAICAVADRNSLYAIGGESNNERLDVVESYDPHRNSWHKHARTLEKKAHSFGAIFRGKVYVFGGFKSRQFDSCSSLIEMYDPDSNTWTGIESTGIPTWPFGVVSFKGDLFVLGWWRRHLTQNCSLKVYDVDSNEWKHEAVDPSKPNGFNLTNLAPIRIPRDILNECRAVPKEHL
- the LOC140948792 gene encoding sodium- and chloride-dependent GABA transporter 2-like isoform X1, encoding MMSGRQGVDLPNVRDDKSTDLLMHKAKDDLAYEPKEWNGKSNTDIAQTETGEGGKEKRETWGHKAEFILATIGLAVGLGNVWRFPYLCQKNGGGAFLIPYVIFMVIEGLPLFFLELSIGQRMRKSAIRCWQDVHPALFGIGVACLMVSLMLCLYYVIVIAWCCYYFFISFTNSLPWVHDKLCPGYNTFKALERELEACKLNTTCLATNYTTLKTNYETFPDCCVRDPPQYYFYHHALQISTDIESSGVGLNGKLVGCLVFAWIITYLCVVKGIKSSGKVVYFTATFPYVILIILFFRGVTLEGAGKGVKAFFNPNWELLKDANIWKDAATQMFFTLSLGFGALIAFASYMPIHNQVMRDAYTVVFVNCGTSLFAGIVVFSILGYREHITGIPVTEVGSGPGLAFMTFSDAILLMDVSPLWAILFFLMLILLGIDSEFGTLEAAIGPLMELKIFPNMRKELLTLLVAVILFLVGLCMVSGPGFYIFQMFDDYSVTIPLLVIALFQCIGVAWVYGNDRFADDIEFMTGKRPWIGWMICWKYISPTALFVVLVALVAQQSQKPPQYSKFVGCKQDPYSGNGSDSWTMKTDYPGWAVFIVVLIVLASTLPILIWLIKDWPKNWRTSFHKTFCTGVNNYLPDPKKEDTPQKAAATNYGVDGGHI